One Ricinus communis isolate WT05 ecotype wild-type chromosome 1, ASM1957865v1, whole genome shotgun sequence DNA window includes the following coding sequences:
- the LOC8281863 gene encoding uncharacterized protein LOC8281863: MAETPSKRQRSNETYAEDVEESKRHKSYNQILSLLEEEEEEPTQDISSLITTLQQELDDPLSCPSTETGRESPFATITSAIEDYPSSSSSSSSSSSSMLLKEDEEDDKDRVIRHLLEASDDELGIPNTETGSGFDDGYEGFVSSANGFSGVDGFSLCDGLWEIEDANANYYALLQSELFM; the protein is encoded by the coding sequence ATGGCAGAAACACCATCAAAGCGCCAAAGGAGTAATGAAACTTATGCAGAGGATGTCGAAGAAAGTAAGAGACATAAATCTTACAACCAAATACTCTCCcttcttgaagaagaagaagaagagccAACCCAAGACATCTCTTCTCTCATAACTACACTTCAGCAAGAACTCGACGACCCTCTTTCTTGTCCATCGACAGAAACTGGCAGAGAGAGCCCTTTTGCTACAATCACGTCCGCCATTGAAGACTACCCATCTTcctcttcatcatcatcttcttcttcttcttccatgTTATTGAAGGAAGACGAGGAAGATGATAAAGATAGGGTTATAAGACATCTTCTTGAAGCCTCTGATGATGAACTTGGGATTCCAAATACAGAAACTGGTTCTGGTTTCGATGATGGCTATGAAGGTTTTGTTAGTAGTGCAAACGGGTTTAGTGGAGTAGATGGATTCTCTCTTTGTGATGGCTTATGGGAGATTGAAGATGCTAATGCTAACTACTATGCCCTGTTGCAATCTGAACTATTCATGTAG